One genomic segment of Kordiimonas sp. SCSIO 12603 includes these proteins:
- the lepB gene encoding signal peptidase I yields MTETVSQAAEKNAPEKKNEAGSLFKDIVSIVAFYFIFTTFAWGAFHIPSGSMEPTLEVGDRIFVSKFAYGYNRYSFPMDPDFISENRLFASNPDRGDIVVFVQPHRSDDHIIKRVIGMPGDRIQMREGRLYINGEMVDRTFIRDVNYTNYQGNDRRVKEYEETLPGGVKHRIYEATDRGHYDNTPVFVVPQDHYFMMGDNRDGSSDSRNISGMGPVHSKFIVGEADITTFSLYDCDQGKDVGCLGFIPYGRFFNIIR; encoded by the coding sequence ATGACAGAAACCGTATCTCAAGCGGCAGAAAAAAATGCCCCTGAAAAGAAGAATGAAGCCGGATCTCTTTTTAAAGATATCGTTTCAATCGTTGCTTTCTATTTCATTTTTACCACTTTCGCATGGGGCGCTTTCCATATCCCGTCAGGCAGTATGGAACCAACTCTTGAAGTTGGTGACCGTATCTTTGTTTCAAAGTTTGCTTACGGATATAACCGTTACAGTTTCCCAATGGACCCGGATTTCATTTCTGAGAACCGCCTGTTTGCCAGCAACCCTGATCGTGGTGATATTGTCGTATTCGTTCAACCGCACCGTAGTGATGATCATATCATCAAACGGGTAATTGGCATGCCAGGTGACCGCATCCAAATGCGAGAAGGCCGCCTTTACATCAACGGTGAGATGGTAGACCGCACATTTATCCGCGATGTAAACTACACCAATTATCAAGGGAATGACCGGCGGGTAAAAGAATATGAAGAAACACTGCCAGGCGGCGTAAAACACCGAATTTACGAAGCTACTGATCGCGGCCACTATGACAACACACCTGTGTTTGTCGTACCTCAGGACCATTATTTTATGATGGGTGATAACCGGGATGGCAGCTCGGACAGCCGCAATATTTCAGGCATGGGGCCTGTGCATTCGAAATTTATCGTAGGCGAGGCAGATATCACCACTTTCAGCCTTTATGATTGTGATCAAGGTAAAGATGTGGGTTGTCTTGGCTTTATTCCTTATGGACGTTTTTTCAATATTATCCGCTGA
- the lepB gene encoding signal peptidase I: protein MTDKPVEIKEEKEAVEDKPKKNELVALLKDIVSIIAFYLIFTTFAWGAFHIPSGSMEPTLEVGDRIFVSKFTYGYNRYSYYFDPDFISEDKVFSGNPERGDVVVFTLPHRGGDDFIKRVIGLPGDRIQMREGRLYINGKMVQRTFIRDVNYTNYQGSDKRVKEYEEILPGGVKHRIYEATDRGPYDNTPVFVVPQDHYFMMGDNRDGSSDSRNISNMGPIHQKFIVGEADITTFSLYDCDQGKDVGCLGFIPYGRFFNIIH from the coding sequence ATGACCGATAAACCGGTTGAAATAAAAGAAGAAAAAGAAGCAGTAGAAGATAAACCCAAAAAGAATGAGCTAGTCGCTCTTCTTAAAGATATCGTTTCCATTATTGCTTTTTACCTTATTTTCACCACCTTCGCATGGGGTGCCTTCCATATCCCGTCCGGTAGTATGGAACCAACCCTTGAGGTAGGTGATCGGATTTTCGTCTCTAAATTTACTTACGGTTATAACCGCTACAGCTATTATTTTGACCCTGATTTTATCTCAGAAGATAAGGTATTTTCAGGAAATCCAGAACGTGGTGATGTTGTTGTTTTCACACTTCCTCACCGTGGCGGGGATGATTTCATCAAACGTGTCATCGGCCTCCCGGGTGACCGTATCCAAATGCGGGAAGGCCGCCTTTATATTAATGGAAAGATGGTACAACGTACCTTTATCCGTGATGTGAACTATACCAACTATCAGGGTAGCGACAAAAGGGTAAAAGAGTATGAAGAAATTCTGCCTGGCGGTGTAAAGCACCGTATTTATGAAGCAACTGACAGGGGCCCTTATGATAACACCCCAGTTTTTGTTGTGCCTCAAGACCATTATTTCATGATGGGTGATAACCGGGATGGCAGCTCGGACAGCCGCAATATTTCAAATATGGGGCCGATCCACCAGAAATTCATTGTTGGCGAAGCTGATATAACCACTTTCAGCCTTTATGACTGTGATCAGGGTAAAGATGTGGGTTGCCTAGGTTTCATCCCATACGGTCGCTTCTTCAATATTATCCATTAG
- a CDS encoding AMP-binding protein, whose amino-acid sequence MIKHDVIAQDYIAYHADTKPNKLATMDMASGRQFTYSEMNVRVGQLATYLKSRGISKGDRVAFLALNSTDILDILFAAWRIGASALALNFRLTASELEYIVNDAGPDLLFYDHMFADVVEELKPLVNINHYVGMDGLGGVETDLEKAIASSEPLLTREYQTLGEECMLMYSSGTTGKPKGVIITHGMIFYSAINLLQRAQNTAESVWLTVMPLFHIGGLNISSLPALWIGGTTLVMRMFTSDAVLDAIDSADLGITHTILVPAMLNDMRFNPKAETTDFSRMVVSIAGGASVPGELVKWWYSKGFVICDGYGMTESAASNCVAEPSDVPEFIGTSGKGLFLTEMCLKDPDGKDVKQGEVGEIWMRGPTITPGYWNNEEANKSSFVDGWFKSGDIARQDEGGRYIIEDRSKDMYISGGENVYPAEVESVLFGLEAIADVAVIGVPSDRWGETGCAVVVLKDGMSLDIDEVHAYCEGKLGKFKFPNHLTFMEELPRTTTGKVKKFELRETIPSL is encoded by the coding sequence ATGATTAAGCATGATGTAATAGCGCAGGATTATATCGCCTATCACGCTGATACCAAACCAAACAAATTGGCAACCATGGATATGGCGAGCGGGCGCCAGTTCACCTATTCTGAAATGAATGTCAGGGTTGGTCAGCTCGCGACCTATCTGAAATCCAGAGGGATTTCTAAAGGTGACCGTGTTGCCTTTTTGGCCCTGAACTCTACCGATATTCTAGATATCCTATTTGCCGCGTGGCGTATTGGTGCCAGCGCTTTGGCCCTGAATTTCCGGCTTACAGCCAGTGAGCTTGAATATATCGTGAACGATGCGGGGCCTGATCTTCTTTTCTATGATCATATGTTTGCTGATGTGGTGGAAGAACTGAAGCCGCTTGTGAATATTAACCACTATGTGGGGATGGACGGCCTTGGTGGTGTTGAGACTGATTTAGAAAAAGCGATTGCATCTTCTGAACCTCTTCTTACACGAGAATATCAAACCTTGGGTGAAGAATGCATGCTTATGTATTCTTCCGGCACTACCGGCAAACCCAAAGGCGTGATTATCACCCACGGTATGATCTTCTATTCTGCTATTAACCTGCTGCAGCGGGCACAGAATACGGCGGAATCTGTCTGGCTTACTGTTATGCCGCTCTTCCATATTGGAGGGCTAAATATTTCCTCGCTCCCTGCCCTTTGGATTGGTGGAACAACACTGGTAATGCGAATGTTTACATCTGATGCCGTGCTTGATGCCATTGATAGTGCGGACCTTGGTATAACCCACACTATTCTCGTGCCAGCCATGCTTAATGACATGCGGTTTAACCCAAAGGCAGAAACCACTGATTTTTCGCGTATGGTGGTATCAATCGCAGGCGGTGCCAGCGTGCCAGGAGAGCTTGTAAAATGGTGGTATAGTAAGGGCTTTGTTATCTGTGATGGCTACGGCATGACAGAATCTGCCGCTTCAAACTGTGTTGCTGAACCATCAGATGTCCCTGAATTTATTGGAACGTCAGGCAAGGGATTGTTTCTTACGGAAATGTGCCTGAAGGACCCGGATGGTAAGGATGTGAAGCAAGGTGAAGTAGGCGAAATCTGGATGCGTGGCCCTACTATCACCCCTGGTTACTGGAACAATGAAGAAGCCAATAAAAGCTCGTTTGTGGATGGTTGGTTCAAATCAGGTGATATTGCACGCCAAGATGAAGGTGGACGGTATATCATCGAAGATCGTTCTAAAGATATGTATATCTCTGGCGGGGAAAATGTATATCCCGCAGAAGTAGAAAGTGTGCTCTTTGGCCTCGAGGCTATCGCAGATGTAGCGGTTATCGGTGTGCCGTCGGACCGCTGGGGTGAAACTGGTTGTGCGGTTGTTGTACTCAAAGACGGTATGAGCTTAGATATTGATGAAGTTCATGCTTACTGTGAAGGTAAGTTGGGTAAATTTAAGTTCCCCAATCACCTTACTTTTATGGAAGAGCTACCTCGTACCACAACGGGTAAAGTGAAAAAGTTTGAGCTTAGGGAAACGATACCTTCTCTATGA
- the dnaQ gene encoding DNA polymerase III subunit epsilon, with protein MRELIFDTETTGFDPLSGDRLIEIGLVEMVDKKLTGNNLHQYVNPEREVPESAVKIHGLTTEFLSDKPVFTEVMDEFLEYVGDDSVLVAHNAEFDMKFINWELENASRPIIHKKRFIDTLAIARTKFPGSPNSLDALCKRFAINNTHRTLHGALLDAEILAEVYIELEGGRQSGMDLSVAKSSRAVIQKKKREKRTFPVSEEDLTAHAEFIKSLKDPIWNS; from the coding sequence ATGCGTGAGCTTATTTTTGATACAGAGACCACAGGCTTTGACCCACTTTCAGGGGACAGGCTTATTGAAATTGGTCTTGTTGAGATGGTTGATAAAAAGCTCACCGGTAATAATCTGCACCAATATGTAAATCCTGAGCGTGAAGTACCAGAAAGTGCCGTGAAAATTCACGGTCTGACAACCGAATTTCTCAGTGATAAACCCGTATTTACTGAAGTGATGGATGAATTTCTTGAATATGTCGGTGATGATAGTGTGCTCGTGGCGCACAACGCCGAGTTTGATATGAAATTTATCAACTGGGAACTTGAGAACGCTAGCCGCCCTATCATTCACAAAAAGCGCTTTATTGATACACTCGCCATTGCCCGGACCAAATTTCCGGGTTCACCAAACAGCCTTGATGCGCTTTGTAAGCGTTTTGCTATCAACAATACTCACCGTACCCTTCACGGTGCGCTTCTTGATGCTGAAATCCTTGCAGAAGTTTATATTGAGCTGGAAGGTGGCCGCCAAAGCGGGATGGACTTATCTGTTGCTAAATCATCCCGCGCTGTAATCCAGAAAAAAAAGCGTGAAAAGCGTACTTTCCCTGTGAGTGAAGAGGATTTGACAGCGCATGCTGAGTTTATTAAATCTTTAAAAGATCCAATCTGGAATAGTTAG
- the coaE gene encoding dephospho-CoA kinase (Dephospho-CoA kinase (CoaE) performs the final step in coenzyme A biosynthesis.) codes for MIIVGLTGSIGMGKSETAKMFVAEGVPVFDADAAVHKLQKKGGKALPYIEKAFPGSVVGGELDRASLGAQVFADPAKKKVLENIMHPMVGDERIAFFEAAEKANADIVVLDVPLLFETGGDKGCHYSVVVSAPAEVQRERVLARSGMTAEKFEDILKRQMPDADKRAKADYIVDTDKGLEHAKARVREILTTIRNR; via the coding sequence ATGATTATTGTGGGTTTAACTGGCTCCATTGGTATGGGAAAATCAGAAACTGCCAAAATGTTTGTAGCTGAAGGGGTGCCCGTATTTGATGCTGATGCGGCAGTTCATAAGCTTCAAAAGAAAGGCGGCAAGGCTTTACCCTATATCGAAAAAGCTTTCCCTGGTTCTGTTGTGGGTGGTGAGCTTGACCGCGCCAGCCTTGGAGCACAGGTGTTTGCTGATCCAGCGAAGAAAAAGGTCCTTGAGAATATCATGCACCCAATGGTGGGCGATGAACGCATTGCCTTTTTTGAAGCCGCAGAAAAAGCAAACGCTGATATTGTGGTCCTTGATGTACCCCTTCTCTTTGAAACGGGTGGTGACAAAGGTTGTCACTATAGTGTGGTAGTATCTGCGCCTGCTGAGGTTCAGCGGGAACGGGTGCTTGCCCGTTCTGGTATGACTGCGGAAAAATTCGAAGATATTCTTAAACGCCAGATGCCAGATGCTGACAAACGCGCGAAGGCAGACTATATCGTTGATACAGATAAAGGGCTTGAGCATGCAAAAGCCCGTGTGAGAGAAATACTCACTACTATAAGGAACAGATAA
- a CDS encoding shikimate dehydrogenase has product MKKAAVIGYPIAQSLSPVIHNHWFEQNGIEGNYEAIEVAPEELGMAVERLKTEGYSGFNVTVPHKTDIIKYLDKVAPLARQMGAVNTVKISEDGTLSGFNTDGIGLVKHLKDIVPEYPKDKPALIIGAGGAARAAALGLVNENLPMVMITNRTRAKAEAIAGDVGRGRMTVVDWETRAQAVAAAGLIVNTTVLGMAGQPALELSLDHAASDTAVYDIVYKPLETELLKDAGQRGLKTVDGLGMLVHQGAAAFKIWFGVEVGFDADLRKILEAKIT; this is encoded by the coding sequence ATGAAAAAAGCCGCTGTTATCGGATATCCAATTGCTCAGTCTCTATCACCCGTTATTCATAACCACTGGTTTGAACAAAACGGAATTGAAGGTAATTATGAAGCGATTGAAGTGGCTCCAGAAGAATTGGGTATGGCTGTAGAACGCCTTAAAACAGAAGGATATTCGGGCTTTAATGTAACGGTGCCTCATAAAACAGATATCATTAAATATCTGGATAAAGTAGCTCCACTTGCTCGTCAGATGGGTGCTGTGAATACGGTGAAAATATCGGAAGATGGTACATTAAGCGGGTTTAATACGGATGGTATTGGTCTTGTAAAACATCTGAAAGATATTGTGCCTGAATATCCAAAAGATAAACCTGCCCTGATTATTGGTGCAGGTGGTGCAGCTCGCGCAGCGGCACTTGGGCTCGTGAATGAAAATCTGCCTATGGTGATGATCACTAACCGGACACGAGCAAAAGCCGAAGCAATCGCGGGTGATGTTGGTCGTGGCCGTATGACGGTGGTGGATTGGGAAACGCGCGCGCAGGCGGTGGCTGCAGCGGGTCTTATTGTGAATACAACTGTACTCGGTATGGCAGGCCAGCCTGCTCTTGAGTTAAGCCTTGATCATGCAGCCAGTGATACGGCGGTGTATGATATTGTTTATAAGCCACTTGAAACTGAATTACTGAAAGATGCAGGGCAACGTGGCTTGAAAACCGTTGATGGGCTAGGAATGCTTGTGCACCAAGGAGCTGCAGCCTTTAAAATCTGGTTCGGCGTAGAGGTAGGATTTGATGCTGATCTCCGCAAAATCTTGGAGGCAAAAATCACATGA
- a CDS encoding nucleoside triphosphate pyrophosphatase, with amino-acid sequence MIEFILASGSKTRAKMLKSAGVDFTVQTAPVDEASLKEALVADGAAPRHIADALAEMKARAVSFMYPEALVLGADQILVKDGKIFSKASNQQEAEATLKELSGGEHRLISAAVICQNGQAIWRSVDQVKMDVRPLSDTFIKQYLNILGDDAYWSVGCYQIEGIGAQLFNRVDGDYFTVLGMPLLPVLDFLRRYNLLPF; translated from the coding sequence ATGATTGAATTTATTTTAGCCTCAGGCAGTAAAACCAGAGCAAAAATGCTTAAAAGCGCTGGTGTGGATTTTACCGTTCAAACGGCGCCTGTTGATGAAGCTTCTCTGAAAGAAGCGCTGGTTGCCGACGGCGCCGCTCCTCGTCATATTGCAGATGCTCTTGCAGAAATGAAAGCACGGGCAGTTTCTTTCATGTATCCGGAAGCGCTGGTTTTAGGGGCTGATCAGATTTTGGTCAAAGACGGTAAAATATTTTCTAAAGCCTCAAACCAGCAAGAAGCAGAAGCCACATTAAAAGAACTATCAGGCGGTGAACACAGGCTTATCTCAGCAGCGGTTATTTGCCAGAACGGGCAAGCGATCTGGCGTTCGGTTGATCAAGTGAAAATGGATGTGAGGCCATTATCTGATACCTTCATAAAACAGTATCTCAATATATTAGGTGACGATGCTTATTGGTCTGTCGGTTGTTATCAGATTGAAGGTATAGGCGCACAGCTCTTTAACCGGGTGGATGGTGATTATTTCACCGTGCTTGGTATGCCTCTCCTACCTGTTCTTGATTTTCTGCGCCGCTATAATTTGTTGCCGTTCTAA
- a CDS encoding pyruvate, water dikinase regulatory protein, which produces MSPPLPGFQESESSNEVQFHLHLVSDSTGETLEAIVSAALVQFEGVNVHKHYWPLVRSAMQMSRLMEDICEQPGLVMYTLVNTEIRQVLEQSCMEKNIPVLSILDPVINLLGSYFGQQASHKPGRQHTMDAHYFQRIDALHFTMAHDDGQLVEDVNEADIILVGVSRSSKTPTSIYLANKGYKTLNVPFVPNCPMPMELDNLKDKFVLGLTTSPERLVQIRTNRLRSINEDEEADYTDRDQIQDEIKECRRYCTKRGWQTIDVTRRSIEETAAAILNRYYQWLEKNGKTHAHELPSDLR; this is translated from the coding sequence ATGAGTCCTCCACTGCCCGGTTTTCAGGAATCTGAGTCAAGCAATGAAGTTCAATTTCATTTGCATCTGGTCTCTGACTCTACAGGTGAAACTCTTGAGGCAATCGTATCAGCAGCTCTTGTTCAGTTCGAAGGAGTGAATGTTCACAAACATTATTGGCCGCTTGTTCGTTCAGCAATGCAAATGTCTCGTTTGATGGAAGATATATGTGAGCAGCCAGGCCTTGTTATGTATACGTTGGTGAACACTGAAATCAGGCAGGTTCTGGAACAGTCCTGCATGGAAAAAAACATACCAGTACTCTCAATCCTTGATCCGGTGATTAATCTACTCGGTTCATATTTCGGGCAACAAGCTTCTCATAAACCGGGGCGTCAACATACGATGGATGCTCACTATTTTCAGCGAATTGATGCTCTTCATTTTACAATGGCTCATGACGATGGTCAGCTTGTTGAAGATGTAAATGAAGCAGATATTATATTGGTAGGTGTATCCCGTTCATCGAAAACACCAACCAGTATTTATCTTGCTAATAAGGGTTATAAAACATTGAATGTTCCGTTTGTGCCCAATTGCCCGATGCCGATGGAACTCGATAACCTCAAAGATAAATTCGTGCTTGGATTAACGACAAGCCCAGAACGCCTTGTTCAAATTAGGACTAATCGTTTGCGCTCTATCAATGAAGATGAGGAAGCGGATTATACAGACCGGGATCAAATTCAGGATGAAATCAAAGAATGCCGCCGTTACTGCACAAAACGTGGCTGGCAAACCATTGATGTAACCCGGCGGTCTATTGAGGAAACAGCAGCTGCAATCCTGAACCGTTATTATCAGTGGTTAGAGAAAAACGGAAAAACACACGCACACGAATTACCGTCTGATCTTAGGTAA
- the hemE gene encoding uroporphyrinogen decarboxylase has translation MAKILLETLKGNPGEKVPFWFMRQAGRYLPEYREVRSTCPSFMDFCYSPDKATEVTLQPIRRYGMDGAILFADILVVPDGLGQQVWFETGFGPKLDPVATEETFSKLSMANFHDKVGNVYKTVSNLSSALPENVTLLGFAGAPWTVATYMIAGQGSKDHAAARQLGYGNPDLFGRILNMLVDATAEYLCRQIEAGADAVQIFDSWAAAIPETMFDEWIIKPTKAIVEKVRAKHSETPIIGFPRLAGAALARFVEETGVDAVSLDTGVPLEWAASEVQSKVCVQGNMDPHLVVSGGDLMVSEANRIMESLKGGAHIFNLGHGFVPETPPENVALLSETIKNFRR, from the coding sequence ATGGCTAAAATTCTTCTAGAGACTCTCAAGGGTAACCCCGGTGAAAAAGTTCCATTCTGGTTCATGCGTCAGGCAGGAAGATATTTGCCTGAATACAGAGAGGTGCGTTCTACTTGTCCGTCTTTCATGGATTTTTGCTATAGCCCCGATAAAGCGACAGAAGTAACCTTGCAGCCTATCAGGCGTTACGGCATGGACGGTGCAATTCTTTTTGCAGATATACTTGTGGTACCAGACGGATTAGGTCAGCAGGTTTGGTTTGAGACTGGGTTTGGGCCAAAGCTTGATCCGGTAGCAACAGAAGAAACTTTCTCAAAACTATCGATGGCGAACTTCCACGATAAAGTAGGGAACGTTTATAAAACAGTTTCAAACCTTTCTTCAGCGCTTCCTGAAAATGTAACGCTTCTTGGTTTTGCGGGGGCACCCTGGACAGTGGCAACATACATGATTGCGGGACAAGGCAGTAAAGACCATGCAGCTGCTCGTCAGCTTGGATACGGCAATCCAGATCTATTTGGCCGTATCTTAAATATGCTGGTGGACGCAACAGCTGAATATCTTTGCCGTCAGATTGAAGCCGGCGCGGATGCTGTACAGATTTTTGATAGTTGGGCAGCCGCGATCCCTGAAACAATGTTTGATGAATGGATTATAAAGCCCACCAAGGCCATTGTTGAGAAGGTTAGGGCGAAGCATAGCGAAACACCTATCATCGGCTTCCCACGGCTTGCAGGCGCTGCTCTAGCACGTTTTGTAGAGGAGACAGGGGTAGATGCTGTATCCCTTGATACAGGTGTGCCGCTTGAGTGGGCTGCAAGTGAGGTTCAAAGTAAGGTTTGTGTACAAGGGAATATGGATCCGCACCTAGTGGTTTCAGGCGGTGATTTAATGGTGAGCGAAGCGAACCGGATTATGGAAAGCCTGAAGGGCGGCGCGCACATCTTTAACCTTGGTCACGGTTTTGTACCTGAAACACCGCCAGAGAATGTAGCCTTGCTTTCTGAAACTATTAAGAACTTCAGGCGATGA
- a CDS encoding CopD family protein: MMVEPGFLGDAYFYVKAGHIIFVIFWMAGMFMLPRYFAYHMQCEVGSEEDGKWIEREKSLMRIIINPAMTIAWILGLTLAFNIGFDAGGWLHAKLLLVFILSGFHGVLSKWRKKIAAGERDKSESFYRKINEVPAIFIIVVVILAVAKPF, encoded by the coding sequence ATGATGGTTGAGCCAGGTTTTTTGGGTGACGCTTACTTTTACGTAAAAGCGGGCCACATAATTTTCGTGATCTTTTGGATGGCCGGTATGTTCATGTTACCTCGGTATTTTGCTTATCATATGCAGTGTGAAGTTGGCAGTGAAGAAGATGGTAAATGGATTGAGCGTGAAAAAAGCCTGATGCGGATTATCATTAATCCTGCCATGACTATTGCCTGGATTCTAGGGCTAACACTTGCCTTCAATATTGGTTTTGATGCAGGTGGTTGGCTTCATGCAAAACTGCTTCTTGTGTTTATCCTTTCAGGTTTTCACGGTGTTCTTTCCAAATGGCGCAAGAAAATTGCAGCTGGCGAACGAGATAAAAGCGAAAGCTTCTACCGCAAGATAAATGAAGTACCAGCTATCTTCATTATTGTGGTTGTTATCCTCGCTGTCGCAAAACCATTCTAA
- the rho gene encoding transcription termination factor Rho produces the protein MHLQDLKNKTPADLLALAEEVGVENASSMRKQDMMFAILKHLAEDDVEIMGGGVIETLSDGFGFLRSPEANYLPGPDDIYVSPSQIRRFGLRTGDTVEGQIRAPKDGERYFALLKVSQINFEEPEKTRHKVHFDNLTPLYPDEKLKLDPDNPTVKDKSPRVIDLVAPIGKGQRALIVAPPRTGKTVLLQNIAKSITTNHPECYVIVLLIDERPEEVTDMQRSVAGEVVSSTFDEPASRHVQVAEMVIEKAKRLVEHGKDVVILLDSITRLARAYNTVVPSSGKVLTGGVDANALQRPKRFFGAARNIEEGGSLSIIATALIETGSRMDEVIFEEFKGTGNSEIVLDRKVADKRVFPAIDILKSGTRKEELLVDPATLSKMWVLRRILTPMGTVDAMEFLLGKLKDSKNNEDFFSQMNN, from the coding sequence ATGCACTTACAGGATCTCAAGAATAAGACCCCAGCTGATCTTCTAGCGCTTGCAGAAGAAGTAGGCGTTGAAAATGCGAGCAGCATGCGCAAGCAGGATATGATGTTTGCTATCCTCAAGCACCTTGCTGAAGATGATGTAGAAATCATGGGTGGTGGTGTTATTGAAACACTGTCTGATGGTTTTGGTTTCCTTAGAAGCCCTGAGGCAAACTATCTTCCAGGCCCGGATGATATTTATGTTAGCCCAAGCCAGATTCGCCGTTTTGGCCTCCGGACAGGGGATACCGTTGAAGGCCAGATCCGTGCACCGAAAGATGGTGAGCGTTACTTTGCGCTTCTTAAAGTTTCACAGATTAACTTTGAAGAGCCAGAGAAGACCCGCCACAAGGTTCACTTCGATAACCTGACACCGCTTTACCCAGATGAAAAACTGAAGTTGGATCCAGATAACCCAACTGTGAAAGATAAATCACCACGCGTGATTGATCTGGTTGCTCCTATTGGTAAGGGCCAGCGTGCTTTGATTGTTGCGCCGCCGCGCACTGGTAAAACTGTTCTTCTGCAAAATATTGCGAAGAGCATTACAACAAATCACCCTGAATGTTATGTGATTGTACTTCTGATTGACGAACGTCCTGAAGAAGTAACAGACATGCAGCGTTCTGTGGCTGGTGAAGTAGTTTCTTCCACGTTTGATGAGCCTGCATCTCGCCACGTTCAGGTTGCTGAAATGGTGATTGAAAAAGCAAAACGCCTTGTTGAACACGGTAAGGATGTTGTGATCCTCTTGGATAGTATCACCCGTCTGGCCCGTGCTTATAACACTGTGGTGCCGTCATCTGGTAAGGTACTAACAGGTGGTGTGGATGCAAACGCGCTCCAGCGCCCGAAACGTTTCTTTGGTGCTGCCCGTAATATTGAGGAAGGTGGTTCCCTTTCCATTATCGCAACAGCCCTTATTGAAACTGGTAGCCGTATGGATGAGGTTATCTTTGAGGAATTCAAAGGCACGGGTAACTCTGAAATCGTGCTTGACCGTAAGGTTGCTGATAAGCGCGTGTTCCCTGCAATTGATATTCTCAAATCCGGTACACGGAAAGAAGAGCTGCTTGTTGATCCAGCAACACTTTCAAAAATGTGGGTACTACGCCGTATTCTTACCCCAATGGGTACAGTGGATGCGATGGAATTCCTACTTGGAAAGTTGAAAGATTCAAAGAACAACGAGGACTTCTTCTCGCAGATGAACAACTAA
- a CDS encoding GNAT family N-acetyltransferase: MIIFEPARIADYEQIQLLILEIQTSEFNIDITLDDQPDLKDIESFYRKGIGEFWVARHGEVIVGTIALIDIGAGQVAIRKMFVKDTYRGKEHGIAKKLLDVLEEYSAERVVQTILLGTTDKFLAAHRFYEKNGYNLIPEEMLPLTFPKMEVDTVFFAKEMV, translated from the coding sequence ATGATAATTTTTGAGCCAGCTCGTATTGCAGATTATGAACAAATACAATTACTTATATTAGAAATTCAAACCAGCGAATTTAATATTGATATTACACTGGATGATCAGCCTGACCTGAAAGATATTGAAAGTTTTTACCGGAAAGGAATTGGCGAATTCTGGGTGGCGAGGCACGGTGAAGTTATTGTTGGAACCATTGCTTTAATTGATATTGGAGCAGGTCAGGTAGCTATCCGAAAAATGTTTGTTAAGGATACTTATCGAGGAAAGGAACATGGTATTGCTAAAAAACTTTTGGACGTTTTAGAAGAGTATTCGGCAGAAAGAGTAGTTCAAACTATTCTTCTTGGAACTACGGATAAATTTCTTGCGGCTCATAGGTTCTATGAGAAAAATGGATATAACCTTATACCAGAAGAAATGCTTCCTTTGACCTTTCCTAAAATGGAAGTTGATACAGTTTTCTTCGCAAAAGAAATGGTGTGA
- a CDS encoding cysteine hydrolase family protein has protein sequence MEIALLIIDVQKAMDHPKWGERNNPGAEEVMKRMLDRARSENWPVFHIQDCSSDPSSPYRAGQPLHDFKDEVKPTGGETIIQKTTGNAFYETELDTVLKAKQISKLVVMGVHTQHCVRATVEAAIENGYETSVLADAVVATAMNGMSADNVQEQILTKFEEMNVKINYLSDFII, from the coding sequence ATGGAAATAGCTCTTCTCATTATTGATGTTCAGAAAGCTATGGATCACCCTAAATGGGGGGAAAGAAATAATCCTGGTGCTGAAGAGGTAATGAAAAGAATGCTGGATCGGGCGCGATCGGAAAATTGGCCTGTTTTTCATATTCAGGACTGTTCATCTGATCCATCTTCTCCATACCGGGCAGGGCAACCGCTGCATGATTTCAAGGATGAAGTGAAACCTACCGGTGGGGAAACCATAATTCAGAAAACAACAGGTAATGCTTTCTATGAAACTGAACTGGATACGGTTTTAAAGGCTAAGCAGATATCAAAGCTGGTAGTGATGGGTGTTCATACCCAGCACTGTGTTCGTGCAACTGTAGAGGCCGCTATAGAGAATGGGTATGAAACATCTGTTTTGGCTGATGCGGTGGTTGCAACAGCAATGAATGGTATGTCCGCTGATAATGTTCAGGAACAAATACTCACTAAATTTGAAGAAATGAATGTAAAAATAAACTATCTATCTGATTTTATTATATAA